Proteins found in one Amphiura filiformis chromosome 14, Afil_fr2py, whole genome shotgun sequence genomic segment:
- the LOC140170005 gene encoding uncharacterized protein, with the protein MLDSVEVEDDFVNVNLDSSRCDICHLDTGEDLVPCGICRQEIANSSFTRTGFNEMPTHSDMQAHKGCLWKQHQQRQSVPFSPAQSPVCSSPSVSPARSRSGSIFDLMTGGPSSPRFRSVSQPATPPNIQSPSTQSPSTQSPSSKHRRYTVIGGPVPGDDLNEKSKSYNELNKHAFNSKLQKLLRKAKKKEIYENKRNDTGLTVHSTPTTRCSSPTLINNEGGIHKSRSDKNLTNLNSSSVQKEADPKYLALKQSYAKYLFGKSIFSRPRDIFGGRRKQSAPQATVPTPPTNTTVVDSSAVKPDGQEVKNVSGFEVRLYPIDADKARNNSGNGKSGGDKKRNSIVGRRDVKPDTSNRSRTTQYNNNNGGGSRIIPDSSTKVPSQEVKSGSRQGMPTVLVTEEQPKRDKEDLFKLSSNHLRDKIDAMSSIVRDISSDLVNLLEERDELKHEMRMRHQMIEKLVRQENAMRSTYNK; encoded by the exons ATGTTGGATTCAGTAGAGGTAGAGGATGACTTTGTCAACGTCAACCTGGACAGCAGTAGATGTGACATCTGCCATCTGGACACCGGAGAAGACCTTGTACCATGTGGCATCTGCCGTCAAGAGATTGCCAATAGCAGTTTCACAAGAACAGGATTTAATGAAATGCCCACGCATTCCGATATGCAGGCACATAAAGGGTGCTTGTGGAAACAGCATCAGCAAAGACAAAGTGTTCCGTTTTCTCCGGCTCAGAGTCCGGTTTGCAGCAGTCCGTCCGTGAGCCCAGCCCGTTCACGATCCGGGAGTATATTTGATTTAATGACTGGTGGACCAAGTTCACCTAGATTTCGTAGTGTGAGTCAACCAGCTACACCACCAAACATTCAAAGTCCAAGCACTCAAAGTCCAAGCACGCAAAGTCCAAGCTCCAAACATAGGAGGTATACCGTAATTGGCGGTCCGGTTCCAGGAGATGATTTGAATGAGAAATCTAAAAGTTACAATGAACTGAATAAGCATGCCTTTAACAGTAAGTTGCAAAAACTTCTTAGAAAAGCAAAGAAGAAGGAGATTTATGAGAATAAAAGGAATGACACAGGTTTGACAGTGCATAGTACCCCGACAACGAGATGTTCTAGCCCAACATTGATCAACAACGAGGGCGGCATACACAAAAGTAGGAGCGATAAAAACTTAACAAACTTAAATTCATCATCCGTCCAGAAGGAAGCCGATCCTAAATATCTTGCCTTGAAACAAAGTTATGCCAAGTATTTATTTGGTAAAAGTATATTTTCAAGACCAAGGGACATTTTTGGTGGTAGACGAAAGCAGTCTGCTCCGCAAGCGACTGTCCCTACCCCTCCTACGAACACCACTGTTGTAGATAGTTCCGCTGTCAAACCAGATGGACAGGAAGTTAAGAACGTTTCTGGTTTTGAAGTGAGGTTGTATCCAATTGATGCCGACAAAGCTAGAAACAATTCTGGTAATGGCAAGTCAGGTGGTGATAAGAAAAGAAACTCTATCGTCGGAAGGCGGGATGTTAAACCGGACACGAGTAACAGAAGCAGGACAACTcagtataataacaataatggtGGTGGAAGCAGAATCATACCAGATAGTTCGACAAAAGTGCCCTCACAGGAAGTGAAGAGTGGAAGTCGGCAGGGGATGCCAACAGTTCTAGTGACTGAAGAGCAGCCAAAGAGAGACAAAGAAGACT tgttcaAATTGAGCAGCAACCACCTGAGAGATAAAATAGATGCCATGAGCAGTATTGTTAGAG